In the Rhodospirillaceae bacterium genome, one interval contains:
- a CDS encoding class I SAM-dependent methyltransferase, giving the protein MENAAVNTSASHSSTSESPASERSATKSLTSAPPAVDNIDNLFQQTHDEYARSRYVATLHNHALMRVRFDVKDVYEAAVRPAFEQEKGRPPETGHEISKAIKKNLFYRTYSSFRYNAQEMLSQAKQSAVQRKLPEMIAAVKKIANENPTGGTLRTNPNLEIPRYITAQDVHLIPGGYHSEFTEDDVAQGFLTGVKPGPMVNRGRDFGSVGYSIGAWIKHAYPDFKPASMLDMGTQGGSNLIAYSTVFPDTELYGIDIAAPSLRYGHAKAEQMGVKMHLSQQNAEKIDFEDESFDLVVTSFFFHEIAVPASKRILKEALRVLKPGGLMVNLELPPHKSCEPFLNFMFDWDTNHNNEPNYRRYRSQDPTQLMIEAGFPEVETFERVVPEMAVIPKDDCIAMWDGKMEPPLHGRGGWYIYGSRKA; this is encoded by the coding sequence ATGGAAAATGCTGCAGTAAACACCTCCGCCTCACACAGTTCCACTTCAGAAAGTCCCGCCTCAGAAAGGTCTGCTACCAAAAGCCTGACATCTGCGCCCCCGGCGGTGGACAACATCGATAACCTGTTTCAGCAAACCCACGACGAGTATGCCCGCTCGCGCTATGTTGCGACGCTGCACAATCACGCCCTGATGCGCGTGCGCTTCGACGTCAAAGATGTGTATGAAGCTGCCGTGCGCCCGGCGTTCGAGCAAGAAAAAGGCCGCCCGCCGGAAACCGGCCACGAAATTTCCAAGGCGATCAAGAAGAACCTGTTTTATCGCACTTATAGCTCCTTCCGCTATAACGCCCAGGAAATGCTGAGCCAGGCCAAGCAGTCTGCGGTGCAGCGCAAGCTGCCTGAGATGATCGCGGCGGTGAAAAAAATCGCCAACGAAAACCCTACCGGCGGCACCTTACGCACCAACCCCAATTTGGAAATTCCGCGCTACATCACGGCGCAGGATGTGCACCTCATTCCCGGCGGTTATCATTCTGAGTTTACGGAAGACGATGTGGCCCAGGGCTTTCTCACCGGCGTCAAGCCCGGCCCCATGGTCAACCGTGGGCGCGACTTCGGCAGCGTCGGCTATTCCATCGGCGCATGGATCAAACATGCTTATCCGGATTTTAAACCGGCGAGCATGTTGGATATGGGCACTCAGGGCGGCAGCAACCTCATCGCCTACAGCACCGTGTTCCCGGACACCGAATTGTATGGCATCGATATTGCCGCCCCCAGCTTGCGTTATGGCCATGCCAAAGCCGAGCAGATGGGTGTCAAGATGCACCTTAGCCAGCAAAATGCAGAGAAGATCGACTTTGAAGATGAGTCCTTTGACCTCGTCGTCACCAGTTTCTTCTTCCACGAAATTGCCGTGCCGGCCTCCAAGCGCATTCTCAAGGAAGCGCTGCGTGTGCTGAAGCCGGGCGGCCTGATGGTCAACCTTGAACTGCCGCCGCACAAGTCGTGCGAGCCGTTCCTGAATTTCATGTTTGATTGGGACACCAACCATAACAACGAGCCCAACTATCGCCGCTACCGTTCGCAAGATCCCACACAGTTGATGATCGAAGCCGGGTTCCCGGAAGTTGAGACCTTCGAGCGCGTTGTGCCGGAAATGGCCGTGATTCCAAAAGACGATTGCATCGCCATGTGGGACGGCAAGATGGAGCCCCCGCTGCACGGTCGCGGCGGCTGGTACATCTACGGCAGTCGCAAAGCGTAA
- a CDS encoding nitrilase-related carbon-nitrogen hydrolase codes for MRNKRLILTRRSLLKSALGGGVLAPSFLSVLSSSTAVGMSRRPGDATDRAANALTATLILSQDRWSTDDPEDALRNSLASATALTDTKTRPTLILLPHGEMEWDDPVDEDDVWDDLAELAEEFGVYLAGSAPMVAEDSGQTETIGFLFSPTGDLLSRTPKITPDFSSGFTDSTSRIAQPASFTVVLTPFGKLALLPGEDILMPGLVRGAMLSGAEIILNPTVRSFVGGASQAQDELPTTIAYENWLIVATASPAMRRVKDVTVKLPTLTGLFDWQGNTAHASADESFVQTDIDIDVLRRARAHISVNRYDNYPLILRDSVYGPVYQNIAESRGDITPPETRTGWLAEAENRVAAQALRQTADDELLDGYYALMAQPANISPLPKEGRRAALMKNITDALALVEGRARRRDSKLVVFPEFCFSGAGYRTVPDILSVAMQLPGPEMDVLSEFAQRHSIYIAAQALEIDEKFPDRVFNTAFLINDSGDLINKHRKVQCVDVIGALRDHTPGSVFEAYVKEFGIESLFSVADTPLGKIGHIICFEVIFPEILRLMTLNGAELLVQSTSEGWSNVKPMWHACRRKRAYENMAYLVMSNTGYDVTKPKAWIPYGESQVIDYRGNLRNEVSHNGPDVLMAYIDMAALRAARRDPKVNIPLWDEPAAYADAYNQGHAVPNELWNGDPFVFPYQDGVVHREVQARFYERGIYMPPSGEANLPR; via the coding sequence ATGAGGAACAAGCGGCTGATTCTTACACGGCGGAGCCTGTTGAAAAGCGCGCTGGGTGGCGGCGTGCTGGCACCGAGCTTTTTATCCGTGTTGTCTTCGAGTACGGCTGTGGGGATGTCGCGACGGCCAGGGGACGCAACCGACCGTGCGGCCAATGCCTTGACGGCAACGCTGATCCTGTCGCAGGACCGCTGGTCAACGGATGACCCGGAAGATGCGCTGCGCAACAGCCTCGCCTCAGCAACGGCGCTGACGGATACGAAGACGAGGCCGACACTTATTTTGCTGCCGCACGGCGAAATGGAGTGGGACGATCCCGTTGACGAAGATGATGTGTGGGATGATCTGGCAGAATTGGCCGAAGAGTTCGGCGTTTATCTTGCGGGATCTGCGCCGATGGTCGCTGAGGACTCAGGCCAAACGGAAACCATTGGATTCTTATTTAGTCCAACGGGCGATCTGTTAAGCAGAACCCCTAAGATCACACCAGACTTCAGCTCAGGGTTCACAGACAGCACATCACGGATTGCACAACCGGCATCGTTCACTGTGGTCTTAACCCCCTTTGGCAAGCTCGCCCTGCTGCCGGGTGAAGACATCCTGATGCCTGGCCTGGTCCGTGGCGCGATGCTCAGCGGCGCTGAAATTATTCTTAACCCAACGGTCCGCTCCTTTGTTGGTGGTGCGTCCCAAGCCCAAGATGAACTGCCGACAACAATTGCCTATGAAAACTGGCTTATTGTGGCAACGGCGAGCCCCGCCATGCGCCGCGTTAAGGACGTTACGGTTAAGCTGCCGACGCTCACCGGTCTGTTCGATTGGCAAGGCAACACAGCCCATGCGAGCGCCGATGAAAGCTTTGTTCAGACGGACATCGACATTGATGTGCTGCGGCGGGCGCGGGCGCATATCTCCGTTAATCGCTACGACAATTACCCGCTGATTCTCCGGGATAGTGTGTATGGACCCGTCTATCAGAATATCGCCGAATCACGGGGTGACATCACGCCACCCGAAACCAGAACCGGCTGGCTGGCGGAAGCGGAAAACAGAGTCGCTGCCCAAGCTCTGCGTCAGACTGCGGATGATGAGCTGTTGGATGGCTATTACGCGCTGATGGCGCAACCGGCGAACATCAGTCCACTCCCCAAAGAGGGCCGCCGTGCGGCTTTGATGAAAAACATCACGGACGCCCTGGCCTTGGTCGAGGGGCGTGCGCGGCGGCGGGATTCAAAACTGGTTGTTTTTCCCGAGTTCTGTTTCAGTGGTGCTGGCTACCGCACGGTGCCAGATATTCTATCGGTTGCCATGCAACTGCCTGGCCCTGAGATGGACGTGCTGTCGGAGTTTGCCCAACGCCATAGCATTTACATCGCGGCGCAAGCGTTGGAGATCGATGAAAAATTTCCGGACCGCGTGTTTAACACCGCGTTCCTGATCAATGACTCCGGAGATCTCATCAACAAACACCGCAAGGTGCAATGCGTCGATGTGATTGGCGCACTGCGGGATCACACCCCCGGCAGTGTATTTGAAGCCTATGTAAAAGAATTTGGAATTGAGAGCCTGTTCTCGGTCGCCGATACGCCCTTGGGCAAGATCGGTCATATCATTTGCTTTGAAGTGATCTTCCCAGAGATTTTACGCCTGATGACGCTGAACGGGGCGGAGTTGCTGGTGCAATCCACATCCGAGGGCTGGAGCAACGTGAAACCCATGTGGCATGCCTGCCGCCGCAAGCGCGCCTACGAAAACATGGCGTACCTGGTGATGTCGAACACCGGTTATGATGTGACTAAGCCTAAAGCCTGGATTCCGTATGGGGAATCCCAAGTCATCGATTACCGGGGCAACCTCAGAAACGAAGTTAGTCACAATGGTCCGGACGTGCTGATGGCCTACATCGATATGGCGGCCCTGAGGGCGGCGCGGCGTGATCCCAAAGTGAACATTCCGCTGTGGGACGAACCCGCCGCCTATGCAGACGCCTATAATCAAGGGCACGCTGTTCCGAATGAGCTATGGAACGGCGACCCGTTTGTCTTCCCATATCAAGATGGCGTTGTGCATCGTGAGGTACAAGCGCGGTTCTACGAGCGTGGCATTTACATGCCGCCCTCTGGCGAAGCAAACCTTCCGCGATGA
- a CDS encoding VOC family protein, with protein MIRFALALLVSITVFAAAPSFADNHLGESAGNHLGESAGNNDIKSDDERYVRLKRPNLVVPDLDAALKFYVDHLGFTFAYAEDSAINPDTNFAYHAFNFDPTKAIRQATLHTSVEERGFALTEVLGLEAEITRTPSLTAMVVETKRFMALRDDLIAEGYTVTDYRDTSKNNSDGVGILEMGVLDPAGHLIVVYEYVGVVE; from the coding sequence ATGATCAGGTTCGCCCTTGCGCTTCTCGTGAGCATCACAGTTTTTGCGGCCGCACCGTCGTTCGCCGATAATCATCTCGGCGAGTCCGCCGGCAATCATCTCGGCGAGTCCGCCGGCAATAATGACATCAAGTCAGACGACGAGCGTTACGTGCGCCTCAAACGACCCAATCTGGTCGTGCCTGATTTAGACGCTGCGCTAAAGTTCTATGTCGATCACCTGGGCTTCACATTCGCCTATGCCGAAGACAGCGCCATCAACCCAGACACCAACTTTGCCTATCACGCCTTTAACTTCGACCCCACCAAGGCCATCCGCCAGGCGACGCTGCACACCTCGGTCGAGGAGCGCGGGTTTGCCCTAACCGAAGTGCTGGGCCTGGAGGCGGAGATCACCCGCACCCCCAGCCTCACTGCCATGGTGGTGGAAACCAAACGCTTCATGGCCTTGCGCGACGATCTTATCGCTGAGGGCTACACGGTGACCGACTATCGCGACACCAGCAAAAACAATTCCGATGGCGTCGGGATTCTTGAAATGGGCGTGCTTGATCCCGCTGGCCATCTGATTGTGGTGTACGAATATGTTGGGGTGGTGGAGTAG
- a CDS encoding 6,7-dimethyl-8-ribityllumazine synthase, whose translation MNQVPQHKTITAAKIAFIQAAWHTDILNKGYDAFVDHIQAASQSIEVQRFTVPGALEIPLLGKTLATSGTYAAIVGCAFVVDGGIYRHEFVATAVLGGLMQAQLDTGVPILSMVLTPHHFSASDDHQMFFLEHFKIKGREAADACLAVLKTYDELKQDLKAVA comes from the coding sequence ATGAATCAGGTTCCCCAGCACAAAACCATAACTGCGGCCAAAATCGCATTCATTCAGGCCGCTTGGCATACAGATATTCTCAACAAAGGCTATGACGCCTTTGTCGATCATATTCAGGCCGCTTCACAATCAATCGAGGTGCAGCGCTTCACGGTCCCCGGCGCGTTGGAAATTCCACTGCTGGGAAAAACGCTGGCCACCTCTGGCACCTACGCTGCCATTGTCGGTTGCGCGTTTGTCGTCGACGGCGGCATCTACCGGCACGAGTTTGTCGCCACGGCAGTGCTGGGCGGCTTGATGCAAGCCCAACTGGACACCGGCGTGCCGATCCTGTCCATGGTTCTAACGCCGCATCACTTCAGCGCGTCAGACGATCATCAGATGTTCTTCCTTGAGCACTTCAAAATCAAAGGGCGTGAAGCCGCTGATGCCTGCCTGGCGGTTTTGAAAACCTACGACGAACTGAAGCAGGATTTAAAAGCTGTCGCCTGA
- the rsmD gene encoding 16S rRNA (guanine(966)-N(2))-methyltransferase RsmD, with amino-acid sequence MTGAKKVGKAANKPVGKIRITSGTYKNRVLFVPEGDSVRPTSDRARQALFNRLEHSFSNIGFRLRGARVIDLCAGTGALGLEALSRGAAHVTFVEFTPASLAILKRNIATLKVDDKVNVLTMDATALPQASQPFDLALLDPPYEQNLSTPVVASLMAKGWLTEQAVVVVETASSETLTAPEGLIIEDVRSYGRGALTYLVRP; translated from the coding sequence ATGACTGGCGCAAAAAAAGTAGGCAAAGCGGCTAATAAGCCGGTTGGCAAGATCCGCATCACGTCAGGCACTTACAAAAATAGAGTGCTGTTTGTGCCCGAGGGCGACAGCGTGCGCCCGACCTCAGACCGCGCCCGTCAAGCCCTGTTCAACCGCCTTGAGCACAGCTTTAGCAACATCGGGTTTCGCCTGCGAGGCGCACGGGTGATTGACCTCTGCGCTGGCACTGGGGCCTTGGGTCTGGAAGCCCTTAGCCGGGGCGCTGCTCATGTGACCTTTGTTGAATTCACTCCTGCCTCACTGGCTATTCTTAAACGCAACATCGCAACGCTGAAAGTGGATGATAAAGTGAACGTGCTGACGATGGATGCCACGGCTCTGCCCCAGGCGTCGCAGCCTTTCGATCTGGCGTTACTCGACCCGCCCTATGAGCAAAACCTGAGCACACCGGTTGTCGCAAGCCTCATGGCAAAAGGCTGGCTAACAGAGCAGGCCGTAGTGGTGGTAGAGACGGCTTCAAGTGAAACACTTACAGCACCTGAAGGGCTCATAATAGAAGATGTGCGCAGCTATGGACGCGGCGCGTTGACGTACTTGGTGCGGCCTTAA
- a CDS encoding pseudouridine synthase, protein MNAPKATKTDDTMPGDRVAKVIARAGICSRREAEALIEQGRVTVNGETLQQPGVKVTADDVVRVDGEKLPALDPPRLWRYHKPTGLVTSHKDERGRETVFDSLPAHLPRVISIGRLDLNSEGLLLLTNDGTLARSMEHPSRGWTRRYRVRVHGEVKDRMFDPLAEGVTIDGIHYGPVQVKLDRKPGTNAWLTVSLNEGKNREVRRVMEHVGLKVSRLMRTAYGPFQLGSLKPGELTEIPGKVLKEQLGADVPEIKRNTGKNNARK, encoded by the coding sequence ATGAACGCACCCAAAGCGACAAAAACCGACGATACAATGCCGGGTGACCGGGTCGCTAAGGTCATTGCCCGCGCGGGCATTTGTTCGCGCCGGGAAGCCGAAGCGCTGATTGAGCAAGGCCGGGTGACCGTCAACGGCGAAACCTTGCAACAGCCAGGTGTTAAAGTGACAGCTGACGACGTGGTGCGGGTGGATGGCGAAAAACTGCCGGCCCTTGATCCGCCGCGCCTGTGGCGCTATCACAAACCAACCGGCTTGGTGACCAGCCACAAAGATGAGCGCGGTCGTGAAACGGTATTTGACTCTCTGCCCGCGCATCTGCCGCGTGTCATTTCCATCGGGCGTCTTGATCTGAACTCGGAAGGCCTGCTGCTGTTGACCAACGACGGCACACTGGCCCGCTCGATGGAGCATCCGTCGCGGGGCTGGACCCGGCGCTACCGGGTGCGCGTCCATGGCGAGGTCAAAGACCGGATGTTTGACCCCCTGGCCGAAGGCGTGACAATTGACGGCATTCACTATGGCCCCGTGCAGGTCAAGCTGGATCGCAAACCCGGCACCAACGCGTGGCTGACGGTCTCCCTTAACGAAGGCAAAAACCGCGAAGTGCGGCGGGTGATGGAGCATGTCGGACTTAAAGTGAGCCGCCTGATGCGCACCGCTTACGGGCCGTTTCAACTGGGGTCGCTGAAACCCGGTGAACTGACAGAAATTCCCGGCAAAGTGCTCAAGGAACAACTGGGCGCAGACGTGCCGGAGATCAAACGGAACACCGGCAAAAATAACGCGCGAAAATGA
- a CDS encoding gamma-glutamyl-gamma-aminobutyrate hydrolase family protein, whose product MKQPLIGITADREDPGGYSKFPWYALRVNYCSAVTAAGGLPLILPADVRLVDQYADLIDGLIVSGGAFDVDPALFGEQTKHDTVVLKADRTDFELGLTKRFLEQDRPVFGICGGQQLLAVALGGTLIQHLPDEVENALAHEQPNPRDEAGHEVRIAVGSRLHDIVKAESLAVNSAHHQAVKTVPESVVINALASDGVIEGIEDPAKRWCLGVQWHPEFHISEGDKRLYDSFIQACT is encoded by the coding sequence ATGAAACAGCCTCTTATCGGTATCACGGCAGACCGGGAAGACCCCGGCGGCTATTCCAAGTTTCCCTGGTATGCGCTACGCGTGAACTATTGTTCTGCGGTTACGGCAGCCGGGGGCCTACCGCTCATATTGCCTGCAGATGTCAGACTGGTGGATCAGTATGCTGATCTGATTGACGGCCTGATTGTCTCTGGTGGCGCTTTTGACGTGGACCCAGCGCTATTTGGGGAACAGACCAAACACGACACCGTGGTGCTAAAGGCCGACCGTACGGACTTTGAACTGGGGTTGACCAAACGCTTCCTGGAGCAAGACCGCCCGGTGTTCGGCATTTGCGGCGGGCAGCAACTGTTGGCCGTAGCCTTGGGCGGTACCCTGATTCAGCACCTCCCCGATGAAGTGGAGAACGCGCTGGCCCATGAGCAACCGAACCCCCGCGATGAAGCCGGGCATGAGGTGCGCATTGCGGTCGGGTCGCGGCTCCATGACATCGTGAAGGCCGAGAGCCTGGCGGTGAACAGCGCCCATCATCAGGCGGTAAAAACAGTACCGGAGTCCGTGGTGATCAACGCCTTGGCTTCAGACGGCGTGATTGAGGGCATTGAAGACCCCGCCAAGCGCTGGTGCCTTGGGGTCCAATGGCATCCGGAATTTCACATCTCTGAGGGCGATAAGCGCCTGTACGACTCTTTTATTCAGGCCTGCACATGA
- a CDS encoding nucleoside deaminase, with the protein MTRPKDYMALALKQAKNASKIGEVPVGAVLVDSTSGQVIAAAGNRVETDRDPTAHAEMLVIRAAAKARGEARLPDLDLYVTLEPCAMCATAISHARLRRVEFGAYDPKGGGVEHGPKIFTQTTCHHRPEVVGGIREAESSILLKTFFQDRR; encoded by the coding sequence ATGACTCGCCCTAAAGATTATATGGCCCTGGCCTTGAAACAGGCCAAAAACGCCTCAAAAATTGGTGAGGTGCCTGTGGGTGCAGTTTTGGTCGATTCGACCTCGGGCCAGGTGATCGCCGCCGCTGGCAATAGGGTTGAGACAGATCGTGACCCCACGGCCCATGCGGAAATGCTGGTGATTCGCGCCGCCGCCAAGGCGCGGGGTGAGGCGCGCCTGCCGGACCTTGATCTTTATGTGACCCTTGAACCGTGCGCGATGTGCGCCACCGCCATTTCTCATGCCAGGCTGCGGCGGGTCGAATTTGGGGCGTATGATCCGAAAGGCGGTGGTGTTGAACACGGTCCTAAAATTTTCACCCAAACTACCTGTCACCATCGGCCTGAAGTCGTTGGCGGCATACGGGAAGCAGAATCTTCGATCTTGCTGAAAACGTTCTTTCAGGATCGCCGGTGA
- a CDS encoding DUF2817 domain-containing protein gives MTEGNIDLNRNFLDYTEPVPEKPEYDKLHGAICPNDWTDDARAAADTILSDYAETHGQKALNRVVMGGQFSRPDGVFYGGTAPTWSRTRILEVLKTHTVNADHVALIDFHTGLGPSGHGECYIVGNAGDPGIEHAHDVWGNDGVSIMASGAGRQAHDGYNLTGIARELAPTSFYGNTLEFGTHPLGDIYQVLRADNWLHLHGDLNSEFAATVKAQLKEAFCPDSPSWREAVYERSMAVWQRGLEGLAGL, from the coding sequence GTGACCGAAGGCAATATCGACCTTAATCGTAACTTCCTGGACTACACCGAACCTGTTCCAGAAAAACCGGAATACGACAAGCTGCACGGCGCGATTTGCCCAAACGACTGGACCGACGACGCACGAGCAGCGGCTGATACAATTTTGTCCGATTATGCAGAAACGCACGGTCAAAAAGCCTTAAACCGTGTTGTGATGGGTGGACAGTTCAGCCGACCCGACGGCGTGTTCTATGGTGGCACAGCCCCAACATGGTCGCGCACGCGCATCTTAGAGGTTCTGAAGACGCATACGGTCAATGCAGATCATGTGGCCTTGATTGACTTCCATACCGGTCTTGGACCTTCTGGTCATGGCGAATGTTACATCGTCGGCAACGCAGGTGATCCAGGCATTGAGCACGCCCATGATGTCTGGGGAAACGACGGCGTCAGTATTATGGCGTCCGGCGCTGGCCGTCAGGCTCATGACGGCTACAACCTTACCGGCATCGCCCGTGAACTAGCGCCGACATCGTTTTATGGCAACACTTTGGAGTTTGGCACCCACCCGTTGGGCGACATTTATCAGGTCCTGCGGGCCGACAACTGGTTGCACCTTCATGGTGACCTGAACTCTGAGTTTGCCGCCACCGTGAAAGCACAGCTAAAAGAAGCCTTCTGCCCGGACTCGCCGTCATGGCGCGAGGCCGTCTACGAGCGGTCTATGGCCGTGTGGCAACGGGGTCTGGAGGGATTGGCTGGGCTTTAA
- a CDS encoding DUF2817 domain-containing protein, producing MTDALHAYFAPTYALAREKFLEAATTAKAKILTHAHPLKGPSGEALALDVARFGATDAEKVFVTMSATHGGEGFLGSAAQVAWLAEQRYQDLPEDIAVLLLHAVNPHGFAWFAPSDRRQYRP from the coding sequence GTGACTGATGCGCTTCATGCGTATTTCGCGCCGACGTATGCTTTGGCGCGGGAGAAGTTTTTAGAGGCCGCAACAACCGCCAAGGCCAAAATCCTAACTCACGCCCACCCGCTGAAAGGGCCATCTGGAGAAGCCCTTGCTTTGGACGTCGCGCGCTTTGGCGCCACTGACGCCGAAAAGGTCTTTGTCACCATGTCAGCGACTCACGGGGGTGAAGGCTTCCTGGGGTCCGCGGCACAGGTGGCATGGCTCGCTGAACAGCGCTACCAAGACCTCCCAGAGGACATCGCCGTGCTTCTTTTGCATGCCGTGAACCCCCACGGCTTTGCCTGGTTTGCGCCGAGTGACCGAAGGCAATATCGACCTTAA
- the purD gene encoding phosphoribosylamine--glycine ligase, with protein sequence MKVLVVGSGGREHALCWAIAASPLCDHLYCAPGNAGITQDAECVPIGAEDLEGLVAFAQEKSIDFVVVGPEAPLVMGLADRLRAAGIKTFGPSAAAAALEGSKAHMKDLLASAGVPTAAYGRFTDINAAKVYIAEQGAPIVVKTDGLAAGKGVILCDTVEDAYAAVDSMMSDKTFGDAGDEIVIEEFLEGEEASFFALVDGTNALPLISAQDHKAVGDGDTGPNTGGMGAYSPAPVMTDALTEEVMNTIIMPTVKTMADQGTPYVGVLFAGLMIGKKGTKILEYNVRFGDPECQVLMRRLKSDILPALVAAADGQLDRFNLRWHDEAAMVVVMAANGYPGSYEKGSVIKGVDKASSQDDVVVFHAGTKMDGDALTATGGRVLGVTAMGSTVTEAQSKAYAAVDAIDWPGGFCRRDIGWRAVEREKKAST encoded by the coding sequence ATGAAAGTTTTGGTTGTCGGCAGCGGAGGCCGTGAACACGCCTTATGCTGGGCCATCGCGGCATCCCCCCTGTGTGATCATTTATACTGTGCGCCCGGCAACGCAGGCATTACGCAGGATGCCGAATGCGTACCGATTGGCGCAGAGGACCTTGAGGGACTTGTCGCTTTCGCGCAGGAAAAATCCATCGATTTTGTCGTTGTCGGACCCGAAGCGCCGTTGGTGATGGGGCTCGCCGACCGCTTGCGTGCCGCCGGGATCAAGACCTTTGGCCCGAGCGCTGCGGCTGCCGCCTTGGAAGGCTCAAAAGCGCATATGAAAGACCTGCTCGCCAGCGCAGGTGTCCCCACAGCGGCGTATGGGCGTTTCACAGATATCAATGCCGCGAAAGTCTACATCGCTGAACAGGGTGCCCCGATTGTCGTAAAAACCGATGGTTTGGCCGCCGGGAAAGGCGTGATCCTCTGTGACACGGTTGAAGACGCCTACGCGGCCGTCGATTCAATGATGAGTGATAAAACTTTTGGTGACGCCGGCGATGAGATTGTCATTGAGGAATTTCTTGAGGGCGAGGAAGCTAGTTTCTTTGCTCTGGTGGATGGCACCAACGCCCTACCGCTGATTTCTGCGCAAGACCACAAAGCCGTTGGCGATGGCGATACCGGCCCCAATACGGGGGGCATGGGCGCATACTCGCCCGCCCCCGTGATGACTGACGCCCTAACCGAAGAGGTAATGAACACCATTATTATGCCAACTGTGAAGACCATGGCGGACCAGGGTACACCTTATGTGGGTGTTTTATTTGCAGGACTCATGATTGGCAAAAAGGGCACAAAAATTCTGGAATACAACGTCCGTTTTGGAGACCCGGAGTGCCAGGTGCTGATGCGCCGCTTGAAGTCTGATATTCTCCCCGCTCTGGTTGCCGCCGCCGACGGTCAACTGGATCGTTTTAATCTGCGCTGGCATGACGAGGCAGCGATGGTGGTGGTCATGGCGGCCAACGGCTATCCCGGCAGCTATGAAAAAGGTTCTGTCATCAAAGGCGTTGATAAGGCATCAAGCCAGGACGATGTGGTCGTGTTTCATGCGGGCACCAAAATGGACGGCGATGCCCTGACTGCAACGGGCGGTCGCGTGCTGGGCGTGACAGCTATGGGATCAACGGTCACCGAAGCACAATCCAAAGCCTATGCAGCAGTGGACGCTATCGACTGGCCCGGCGGGTTCTGTCGCCGTGATATCGGCTGGCGTGCCGTGGAACGCGAAAAGAAAGCGTCAACGTGA